In Synechococcus sp. RS9909, one genomic interval encodes:
- a CDS encoding FAD-dependent oxidoreductase, with translation MSASLDSVDVLVWGGGTGGVAAAIQAARGGTSTLLLTPGPWLGGMVSAAGVCCPDGNELTPWQTGLWGAFLRQLERREPEGLDHNWVSCFGYRPTTAEQILQDWVAAEPRLVWWPGCRLLEVEREGALIPAVRVEVDGEQRRVGCRVVIDGSDRGDLLPLAEAPFRFGWEPQEQWGEPSAPSAARLNTQPFFREQPVQSPTWVVMGQLQSEYLEADPVRGIDPAAGPQLPAPFESACEAFGLERTLSYGRLPGGLVMLNWPLHGNDWHWGLERAFEGNPQQEAELYDEMQALSLRFAEALKEASGGWLQLGDAFPAESGSPSPWLAAMPYWREGRRMVGRATVIEQDLLPLGEGASCAALPRDAAGALQSIAVGTYANDHHYPGPDWPLAAKSCRWGGRWTGTPFCIPYGALVSAEIDNLLAADKAISTSHMANGATRLQPLVLNVGQAAGAAAALAVQSGRRPAQVRADDLQTRLLSDAHAPAAVVPDWHTPWHHPQWRERQLQFLNGTRDETIGLTHEQPFIRQGQPASPHLQCLRGLVEPMPDQTYRLVLSDGATVPIITLEPAVEHSLHAVSKPEYNVVEGTWNQAGPWFLVTRWGEVEP, from the coding sequence ATGAGCGCCTCCCTCGACTCAGTCGATGTGCTCGTGTGGGGCGGCGGCACAGGCGGGGTGGCGGCAGCGATCCAGGCGGCCCGCGGGGGCACCTCCACACTTCTGTTGACTCCTGGCCCCTGGCTCGGCGGGATGGTGAGCGCCGCCGGGGTGTGCTGCCCGGATGGCAACGAGCTCACCCCCTGGCAGACGGGCCTGTGGGGCGCCTTTCTGCGGCAACTGGAGCGACGTGAGCCTGAGGGGCTCGATCACAACTGGGTGAGCTGTTTCGGTTACCGGCCCACCACCGCGGAGCAGATCCTCCAGGACTGGGTGGCTGCTGAGCCAAGGCTGGTCTGGTGGCCGGGATGCCGGTTGCTGGAGGTGGAGCGAGAGGGGGCGTTGATTCCCGCTGTGCGCGTTGAAGTCGACGGAGAGCAACGCCGGGTTGGCTGCCGGGTGGTGATCGATGGTAGTGATCGCGGCGATCTGCTGCCCCTGGCCGAGGCTCCCTTCCGCTTCGGCTGGGAGCCCCAGGAGCAGTGGGGTGAACCGAGTGCCCCCAGTGCCGCGCGGCTCAACACGCAGCCCTTCTTCCGCGAGCAGCCCGTGCAGTCGCCCACCTGGGTGGTGATGGGGCAATTGCAGAGTGAGTACCTGGAGGCGGATCCAGTCCGCGGCATTGATCCCGCCGCTGGCCCCCAGCTACCAGCACCGTTTGAAAGCGCCTGTGAGGCCTTTGGCCTGGAGCGCACCCTCAGCTATGGCCGCCTGCCCGGTGGCTTGGTGATGCTCAACTGGCCGCTGCATGGCAACGACTGGCACTGGGGCCTGGAACGGGCCTTTGAGGGGAATCCACAGCAGGAAGCGGAGCTGTATGACGAGATGCAGGCCCTCAGCCTGCGTTTTGCCGAAGCCTTAAAAGAAGCAAGCGGAGGCTGGCTGCAACTCGGCGATGCGTTTCCTGCCGAATCAGGCAGCCCGTCCCCCTGGCTGGCGGCCATGCCCTATTGGCGGGAGGGACGTCGCATGGTGGGACGCGCCACGGTGATCGAGCAGGATCTGCTGCCCCTTGGCGAGGGGGCCTCGTGCGCTGCCTTGCCGCGCGATGCAGCCGGTGCGCTGCAATCGATCGCTGTGGGCACTTACGCCAATGACCATCACTATCCCGGGCCGGATTGGCCCTTGGCAGCCAAGAGCTGCCGTTGGGGTGGGCGCTGGACGGGGACGCCGTTCTGTATCCCCTACGGAGCGCTGGTGAGTGCCGAGATCGACAATCTGCTGGCGGCCGATAAGGCGATCAGCACCAGCCACATGGCCAATGGCGCCACACGACTGCAGCCGTTGGTGTTGAACGTGGGCCAGGCGGCCGGAGCAGCGGCAGCGCTGGCGGTGCAATCAGGACGACGGCCGGCGCAGGTGAGAGCTGACGACCTGCAAACACGCTTGCTGAGCGATGCCCACGCACCAGCGGCGGTGGTGCCCGATTGGCACACGCCCTGGCATCACCCGCAATGGCGTGAGCGTCAGTTGCAGTTCCTCAACGGCACCAGAGATGAGACGATTGGCCTCACGCACGAGCAGCCATTCATCAGACAAGGGCAACCAGCGAGTCCGCACTTGCAATGTCTGAGAGGTCTGGTGGAACCGATGCCAGACCAGACCTATCGCCTCGTTCTGAGTGATGGAGCAACAGTGCCGATCATCACCCTCGAGCCAGCTGTTGAGCACTCACTCCACGCGGTCTCGAAACCGGAATACAACGTTGTTGAGGGGACATGGAACCAGGCTGGCCCATGGTTTTTGGTGACGCGATGGGGTGAGGTTGAGCCTTGA
- a CDS encoding ribonuclease catalytic domain-containing protein, whose protein sequence is MVLAVQGSKVRLQVGFKAREQVLPARQIDPIHPLPSGVDPPARLGVFPWSFRPEQLTEVSPKRRDWGQAWVLLSDTGETLDLAGFASLVGAADSAVARAAVWLALQAGQDLFRLRQGVVEPRSLADVRQRRCERYRLLLRDRQEQRWLTLLRQRQPVEASGLDAWSQAALLQMQQVAASQLDLDDCDPLVRSALKQLHLDDDRGSLRHWLVDLGQWDPHHLVSMGGTTWSQGFSAELIAEAERLLALHDQILPGDEERLDCTQQRCVTIDDDDTRDIDDGLALERRPDGKLRIWIHVADPGRLVAAESPLDLEARRRGSSLYLVRGILPMFPDILSTGPFSLRAGQRNPAWSTWVELDDSGAIEAYGIARSWVTPRYRLSYEDADELIDFAPPEEADLAELNDLLERRRQWRVSQGALLMDLPEGRIRCRDDDHPSVAITEPSPSRLMVAEAMILAGAVAARFGVEHNLALPFRSQLPADLPSPAQLDELPDGAVRFAAIKRCLGRGLMGTTAAPHFSLGLPAYAQATSPIRRYGDLVVQRQIQAQLSGTTPLGGDALQELLNSVDSAVREGIAISREDQRHWQQVWFEAHSSEQWQADFLRWLRPQDRLGLVRIEELAMDLAAECPQNTHPGEALLLRVQQVDSLRDQLKLVASTS, encoded by the coding sequence GTGGTTCTGGCCGTTCAGGGCAGCAAAGTCCGCCTTCAGGTCGGTTTCAAGGCGCGGGAACAGGTGCTTCCTGCGCGTCAGATCGATCCCATTCACCCCCTGCCGTCCGGTGTGGACCCACCGGCCCGGTTGGGGGTCTTTCCATGGTCATTCAGGCCTGAGCAGCTCACAGAAGTCAGTCCCAAGCGACGCGACTGGGGCCAAGCCTGGGTCTTGCTTTCGGACACGGGTGAGACGCTCGATCTTGCTGGCTTTGCCTCCCTTGTGGGCGCCGCTGATTCGGCCGTGGCCCGTGCTGCCGTGTGGCTGGCTCTGCAGGCTGGGCAGGATCTGTTTCGCCTTCGCCAGGGGGTGGTGGAACCCCGCAGCCTCGCCGATGTGCGCCAACGACGTTGCGAGCGCTATCGGCTGCTGTTGCGTGATCGCCAGGAGCAGCGCTGGCTGACGCTGTTGCGTCAACGCCAGCCTGTGGAAGCCTCCGGCCTCGATGCCTGGTCGCAAGCCGCTCTGCTGCAGATGCAACAGGTGGCCGCATCCCAGTTGGATCTCGATGACTGCGACCCCCTGGTGCGCAGCGCACTGAAACAGCTCCACCTCGATGACGACCGCGGCAGCCTGCGCCATTGGCTTGTGGACCTGGGGCAGTGGGACCCCCATCACCTGGTGTCGATGGGCGGCACCACCTGGAGCCAGGGTTTCAGCGCCGAGCTGATCGCGGAGGCGGAGCGATTGCTCGCGTTGCACGACCAGATCCTGCCCGGCGATGAGGAGCGGCTCGATTGCACCCAGCAGCGCTGCGTCACCATCGACGATGACGACACCCGCGACATCGATGACGGCCTGGCTCTGGAGCGCAGGCCCGATGGCAAACTACGGATCTGGATCCATGTGGCCGATCCGGGGCGGTTGGTGGCAGCGGAGTCTCCTCTCGATCTGGAGGCACGCCGTCGCGGCAGCAGCTTGTATCTGGTGCGGGGGATCCTGCCGATGTTCCCGGACATCCTCTCCACCGGTCCCTTCAGCCTCCGGGCCGGACAGCGCAATCCCGCCTGGAGCACCTGGGTGGAGCTGGACGACAGCGGTGCCATCGAGGCCTATGGCATTGCGCGCAGCTGGGTGACACCGCGCTACCGGCTCAGTTACGAGGATGCCGATGAGTTGATTGATTTTGCTCCGCCGGAAGAGGCGGACCTGGCGGAGCTGAACGACTTGCTGGAGCGCCGCCGTCAGTGGCGCGTCAGTCAGGGGGCGCTGTTGATGGACCTACCGGAAGGGCGGATCCGCTGCCGTGACGATGATCATCCAAGCGTGGCGATCACCGAGCCCAGCCCCTCGCGTTTGATGGTGGCCGAGGCGATGATCCTGGCCGGGGCGGTGGCGGCCCGTTTTGGCGTGGAGCACAACCTGGCCTTGCCGTTTCGCAGCCAGTTGCCGGCGGATCTGCCGTCGCCCGCTCAGTTGGATGAGCTTCCTGACGGGGCGGTGCGCTTTGCGGCGATCAAGCGCTGTCTCGGCCGCGGGCTGATGGGCACGACTGCAGCGCCCCACTTCAGCCTGGGTCTGCCGGCTTACGCCCAGGCCACCTCACCGATCCGTCGCTACGGCGATCTGGTGGTGCAACGCCAGATCCAGGCGCAGCTCAGCGGCACCACTCCCCTTGGCGGGGACGCTCTGCAGGAGCTGCTGAACAGTGTCGATAGCGCCGTGCGCGAAGGCATCGCGATCTCCAGAGAAGATCAGCGCCACTGGCAGCAGGTGTGGTTTGAAGCCCACAGCAGCGAACAGTGGCAAGCCGATTTCCTGCGCTGGCTTCGCCCCCAGGATCGTCTCGGTCTGGTACGCATCGAGGAGCTGGCCATGGACCTGGCCGCGGAGTGCCCCCAGAACACCCACCCTGGCGAAGCGCTGCTCCTTCGCGTGCAGCAGGTGGATTCCCTGCGCGATCAGCTGAAGCTGGTGGCGTCAACCAGCTGA
- the rpsR gene encoding 30S ribosomal protein S18 — MSSSFFKKRLSPIKPGDPIDYKDVDLLKKFITERGKILPRRLTGLTAKQQRDLTNAVKRARIVALLPFVNPEG, encoded by the coding sequence ATGTCCAGCTCCTTCTTCAAGAAGCGTCTTTCCCCGATCAAACCCGGCGATCCCATCGATTACAAGGATGTGGATCTGCTCAAGAAGTTCATTACTGAGCGCGGCAAGATCCTTCCCCGTCGTCTCACCGGCCTCACCGCCAAGCAGCAGCGTGACCTCACCAACGCGGTGAAGCGCGCCCGCATTGTGGCGCTTCTGCCTTTTGTGAATCCCGAGGGCTGA
- the rpmG gene encoding 50S ribosomal protein L33 produces MAKNKGVRIVITLECTECRSNPAKRSPGVSRYTTEKNRRNTTERLEIKKFCPHCNKSTPHKEIK; encoded by the coding sequence ATGGCCAAGAACAAGGGCGTCCGGATCGTGATCACTCTCGAGTGCACCGAATGCCGGTCCAATCCCGCCAAGCGCTCTCCCGGTGTGTCTCGCTACACCACCGAGAAGAATCGCCGGAACACAACCGAACGGCTGGAGATCAAGAAGTTCTGTCCCCACTGCAACAAGTCGACTCCCCATAAGGAGATCAAGTGA
- the pheT gene encoding phenylalanine--tRNA ligase subunit beta, translated as MRVSLSWLQDLVQVTEPAEALAERLSMAGFEVETIDDLSSLAQGVVVGHVLERENHPNADKLSVCRVDVGAAEPLQIVCGASNVRAGIHVPVATVGAVLPAVNLKIKAGELRGVASNGMICSLTELGQPSAVDGIAVLEELSSAPLVVGAPIAPVLGLDDVVLELAITANRPDGLSMTGIAREVAALTGADLSLPALTPPAEQGALAVDPASAEAMRAGGIYALTEINGVNASGPSPDWLQRRLQRAGMNSVNPAVDLTNLVMLELGQPLHAFDADALERLCGNGVQAADFGLRQARQGETFRGLDGRDLSLDPRAQVVTCNDMPIALAGVMGSEASGVTAQTTRIWLESAMFSAASVRNTARCAGLRTEASSRYEKGLPREVTLLAAQRACSLIQEHCGGQVGPTLVCEAPMAAAQPLLLRRDALHQLLGPLDTPEGPEDLEDGAIERCLEALGCDLTSIEAGWQVAIPPSRRCDLVREVDLIEEVARLIGFDRFGSHLPDPLSPGGLTPQQTAERRLRQLLCATGLQEVTTLSLTGPSDDDDRIAIANPLLAETSHLRTSLWDEHLRICQRNLQASQPGCWIFELGHVFSRQGESGTIEQRGRLGGMICAERRLERWSSSGKPEPLNYYQARGLLTRLFAGLRLEVSDRPLRNDVRLHPGRSAELILEGRPLGCFGQLHPLVSERFDLPEQTYGFDLDLERLLQAATRSNRWVPAFKPYPTVPAMERDLAVLVQRRQTSAELIQAIRKAGKPLLESVELIDRFEGGQLPSDQCSQAFRIRYRSQQATLTDDAVQPVHDKVRQALVKQFGAELRS; from the coding sequence ATGCGGGTTTCCCTCTCCTGGCTGCAGGATCTGGTGCAGGTGACTGAACCCGCCGAGGCTCTGGCCGAACGCCTCTCGATGGCCGGCTTCGAGGTTGAGACAATCGATGATCTCAGCAGCCTGGCCCAGGGCGTGGTGGTGGGGCACGTGCTCGAGCGGGAGAACCATCCCAACGCCGACAAGCTCAGCGTCTGCCGCGTCGATGTGGGTGCAGCCGAACCGCTGCAGATCGTTTGCGGTGCCAGCAATGTGCGCGCTGGCATCCACGTGCCCGTGGCCACCGTCGGCGCCGTGTTGCCTGCGGTGAACCTCAAGATCAAGGCCGGAGAGCTGCGCGGTGTGGCCAGCAACGGCATGATCTGCTCCCTCACGGAACTGGGGCAACCCAGTGCGGTGGATGGCATCGCCGTGCTCGAGGAGCTCAGCAGCGCGCCCTTGGTGGTGGGGGCGCCGATCGCCCCGGTTCTCGGTTTGGATGATGTGGTGCTGGAGCTGGCGATCACCGCCAACCGACCCGATGGCCTCTCGATGACCGGCATTGCCCGCGAAGTGGCCGCCCTCACCGGAGCCGATCTCAGCCTGCCGGCGTTGACGCCCCCAGCGGAGCAGGGCGCCCTGGCGGTGGATCCGGCCAGTGCGGAGGCGATGCGGGCCGGCGGGATCTACGCCCTCACCGAAATCAACGGCGTCAACGCCTCTGGCCCTTCGCCCGACTGGTTGCAGCGACGTCTGCAACGGGCGGGCATGAACAGCGTCAATCCGGCGGTGGATCTCACCAACCTGGTGATGCTGGAACTGGGCCAGCCCCTGCACGCCTTCGACGCTGATGCCCTCGAGCGCCTCTGCGGCAACGGCGTGCAGGCAGCGGATTTCGGGCTGCGTCAGGCCCGGCAGGGCGAGACGTTCCGAGGCCTCGATGGTCGAGATCTGAGCCTCGATCCGCGGGCCCAGGTGGTGACCTGCAACGACATGCCGATCGCCCTGGCCGGCGTCATGGGCAGTGAGGCGAGTGGCGTCACCGCCCAGACCACCAGAATCTGGCTGGAGTCGGCGATGTTCTCGGCAGCCTCGGTGCGCAACACCGCCCGCTGCGCCGGGCTGCGTACGGAGGCGTCCAGCCGGTATGAAAAAGGTCTGCCCCGAGAGGTCACCCTGCTGGCTGCACAGCGGGCCTGCAGCCTGATTCAGGAGCACTGCGGTGGCCAGGTCGGTCCCACCCTGGTGTGCGAGGCGCCGATGGCGGCCGCCCAGCCCCTGCTGTTACGGCGTGATGCCCTGCACCAGCTCCTGGGACCGCTGGACACGCCGGAGGGGCCGGAGGATCTGGAGGACGGAGCAATCGAGCGCTGTCTTGAGGCCCTCGGCTGTGATCTCACCAGCATCGAGGCGGGCTGGCAGGTGGCGATTCCACCGTCGCGGCGTTGTGACCTGGTGCGGGAAGTGGATCTGATTGAAGAAGTGGCCCGCCTGATCGGCTTTGATCGCTTTGGCTCCCATCTTCCCGATCCCCTCAGCCCCGGTGGCCTGACACCCCAGCAGACCGCTGAACGGCGCCTGCGCCAACTGCTCTGCGCCACCGGTCTGCAGGAGGTCACCACCCTGTCGCTCACCGGACCCTCCGACGACGACGACCGCATCGCCATCGCCAATCCGCTGCTGGCGGAAACCAGTCACCTGCGCACCAGCCTCTGGGACGAGCATCTGCGCATCTGTCAACGCAATCTGCAAGCGTCCCAACCCGGTTGCTGGATCTTTGAACTGGGCCACGTGTTCTCTCGCCAGGGCGAGAGCGGAACGATCGAACAACGCGGCCGCCTCGGCGGCATGATCTGCGCCGAGCGCCGCCTGGAGCGTTGGAGCAGCAGCGGCAAACCCGAGCCCCTCAACTATTACCAGGCCCGCGGTCTGCTGACGCGCCTGTTTGCCGGCCTGAGGCTCGAGGTGTCTGATCGCCCCCTGCGCAACGACGTGCGGCTCCATCCCGGCCGCAGTGCCGAGCTGATCCTGGAGGGCCGTCCCCTGGGCTGCTTCGGGCAGCTGCACCCCCTGGTGTCGGAGCGGTTTGATCTGCCGGAGCAGACCTATGGCTTCGATCTGGATCTGGAGCGGTTGCTCCAGGCCGCCACCCGCAGCAACCGATGGGTGCCCGCCTTCAAGCCCTATCCCACCGTTCCCGCGATGGAACGGGACCTGGCGGTGCTCGTGCAACGCAGGCAGACCTCCGCTGAGCTGATTCAGGCGATCCGTAAGGCGGGCAAACCGCTACTGGAGAGCGTCGAGCTGATCGATCGGTTTGAGGGCGGCCAGCTGCCGAGCGATCAATGCAGCCAGGCCTTCCGGATCCGTTACCGCAGCCAGCAGGCCACGCTCACCGACGATGCTGTGCAACCGGTGCACGACAAGGTGCGTCAGGCCCTGGTGAAGCAATTCGGCGCCGAACTCAGGAGCTGA
- the rlmD gene encoding 23S rRNA (uracil(1939)-C(5))-methyltransferase RlmD: MAENATAPRPGLTLTVKGEDLNLRGEGIARWQGWVLVIPELLPGELARVQLVQRRRSQWIGRRLETLFAAPGARTPPCILVRRCGGCTLQHWDNAHQSAWKRDRLVQTLSRIGGLHHPVDPLEPSEMGPPLGYRNRALLPLQRDSEGQLRLGYYKRGSHQLVNLNHCPVLDPGLDELLAPLKADLQATGWPADADLHQGDGLRHLGLRLATRSREVLITLISSTAELPGVHRLAQGWCDRWPQVKGVTLNLQPRRTNTVLGPQTLTLAGAGTVEETFCGLQLTLASTTFFQVNTTEAERAVLSLSQWLLSQAGPIAVIDAYCGIGTIALPLAAAGHSVLGLEVHQASVEQARRNAEHNGLTGVCFLAGDVQHHLAEALPQHQALVVDPPRKGLDPSVTEQILACPPRWLAYLSCDPATLARDLARLAGPEAPYRIHRLQPFDFFPQTSHLECLALLERVSS, translated from the coding sequence ATGGCCGAGAACGCAACCGCCCCCCGTCCCGGTCTAACCCTCACGGTGAAGGGGGAGGATCTCAACCTGCGTGGTGAAGGCATCGCCCGCTGGCAGGGCTGGGTGCTGGTGATCCCCGAGCTGCTCCCCGGTGAACTGGCCCGGGTGCAGCTGGTGCAGCGGCGGCGCTCGCAATGGATCGGCCGACGCCTCGAAACCCTTTTCGCCGCCCCAGGCGCCCGCACGCCCCCCTGCATCCTCGTCAGGCGCTGTGGCGGCTGCACCCTTCAGCATTGGGACAATGCCCATCAGAGCGCCTGGAAACGCGATCGCCTGGTGCAGACCCTCAGCCGGATCGGTGGCCTCCATCACCCGGTGGACCCGCTGGAGCCATCAGAGATGGGCCCACCCTTGGGCTATCGCAACCGCGCCCTGCTGCCGCTGCAGCGTGATTCGGAGGGGCAGCTGCGCCTGGGGTACTACAAGCGAGGCAGTCACCAGCTGGTGAATCTGAACCATTGCCCGGTGCTGGATCCCGGCCTCGATGAGTTGTTGGCGCCGCTCAAGGCGGATCTGCAAGCCACAGGCTGGCCCGCCGATGCCGATCTGCACCAGGGCGATGGCCTGCGCCACCTGGGCTTGCGTCTTGCCACCCGCAGCCGCGAGGTGCTGATCACCTTGATCAGTAGCACCGCCGAACTGCCCGGCGTGCACAGGCTGGCCCAGGGCTGGTGTGATCGCTGGCCCCAGGTAAAGGGTGTGACCCTCAACCTCCAACCCAGACGCACCAACACCGTGCTCGGCCCGCAGACCCTCACCCTGGCCGGAGCCGGCACCGTGGAGGAGACGTTCTGCGGTCTGCAGCTCACCCTGGCCTCCACCACCTTTTTTCAGGTGAACACAACCGAGGCGGAGCGGGCGGTGCTGAGCCTGAGCCAATGGTTGCTCTCGCAGGCGGGGCCGATCGCCGTGATTGATGCCTATTGCGGGATCGGCACGATCGCCTTACCCCTCGCCGCCGCAGGCCACAGCGTGCTTGGGCTGGAAGTGCACCAGGCGTCGGTGGAGCAGGCCCGGCGTAACGCCGAGCACAACGGCTTGACCGGTGTGTGCTTCCTCGCCGGCGATGTGCAGCACCACCTGGCCGAAGCTCTGCCGCAGCATCAGGCCCTGGTGGTGGACCCTCCCCGCAAGGGCCTGGATCCGTCGGTAACGGAGCAGATCCTCGCCTGCCCGCCCCGTTGGCTCGCCTACCTCAGTTGCGATCCGGCCACGCTGGCGCGGGATCTGGCGCGGTTGGCGGGACCGGAGGCGCCCTATCGGATCCACAGGCTCCAACCGTTCGACTTTTTCCCCCAGACCAGCCACCTGGAGTGCCTGGCTCTGCTGGAGCGGGTCAGCTCCTGA
- a CDS encoding allophycocyanin subunit alpha-B — MSVVRDLILQADDDLRYPTSGELRSMVDFLGQGAMRLAVVRILTDNEKKIVDESAKQLFSRKPEYVAPGGNAYGQKQRAQCLRDYSWYLRLVTYGVLAGSTEMIQSIGLIGAREMYNSLGVPMPGMVEAMKAMREASLALLSDEQQSLASPYFDFLIQGMQTTT, encoded by the coding sequence ATGAGCGTTGTTCGGGATCTGATTCTCCAGGCCGATGACGATCTCCGTTATCCGACCAGCGGCGAATTGCGCTCCATGGTCGATTTCCTGGGGCAGGGAGCGATGCGCCTGGCGGTGGTGCGGATCCTCACCGACAACGAGAAGAAAATCGTCGATGAGTCGGCGAAACAACTGTTCAGCCGTAAGCCTGAATACGTCGCCCCCGGTGGCAACGCCTATGGCCAGAAGCAGCGGGCCCAGTGTCTGCGCGACTACAGCTGGTATCTGCGCCTGGTGACCTACGGCGTCCTCGCCGGTAGCACCGAGATGATCCAGAGCATCGGTCTGATCGGTGCCCGCGAGATGTACAACAGCCTCGGCGTGCCGATGCCCGGGATGGTGGAAGCGATGAAAGCGATGCGGGAAGCCTCTCTGGCCTTGCTCTCCGATGAGCAGCAGTCGCTCGCTTCCCCCTACTTCGATTTCCTGATTCAGGGCATGCAGACCACCACCTGA
- a CDS encoding DUF3370 domain-containing protein produces the protein MAPSRAYVPLMAGQRAKPLNGSFNNVPVLHSNQPEIVEGPGILVSTTPGSAIASENNQPLRNASYTFNGEFGLHMHHKYYPSDASKLGGRRQRGLLTIAAIAINPGDQPVTLTFERGSVKNSFEAPYHPNKLMGVKPLGPRPWNTGPGDATAVQMLRGELDRRLLREVVIPPRSRKVIVSTVLPARGIANGLLKGRSDGPFQMAVVAAEETKRDQDLVAVLDQGRLAPGRIYLNRIREIQAGQIFSRVAGVALGDEYEASIRHDLGQGPLHVPLTSTRKHHFGTRDIQVNQLKTRMVDSAVNNVGTYGVRFDVDLNLTGEGPYELVFSHPVASGRAPFTAFRGSIGIKTEEGYQEVHVGLKSGQSLPIAQLNLKGGQVNPVRVSLVYPADATPGHLLSVVPVQQLAMLRKREEMLQAARRAQQEAKKRQVTPAQAPPNLNAAPKPATDKPATTKAKPTAKPVAQPAVKPAAQPVAKPKRQPPTAPVPPPPVLVAPSGGLNPMPPAMIMPNRLNQSLEQRYRDAIRAQQEWLKRLQGR, from the coding sequence ATGGCGCCCTCACGGGCTTACGTGCCCTTGATGGCTGGCCAGCGGGCCAAGCCGCTCAACGGCAGTTTCAACAATGTGCCCGTTCTTCACTCCAACCAACCGGAGATTGTCGAGGGGCCGGGCATTCTTGTGAGCACCACACCGGGGTCGGCGATCGCCAGCGAAAACAATCAACCATTAAGAAACGCCAGTTACACGTTCAATGGTGAATTTGGCTTGCATATGCATCACAAATATTATCCAAGTGATGCCAGCAAGTTGGGAGGACGCCGTCAACGCGGCTTGTTAACTATTGCGGCGATTGCGATCAATCCGGGCGATCAGCCAGTGACCCTCACATTCGAGCGGGGGTCGGTGAAAAACAGTTTCGAGGCTCCTTATCACCCCAACAAATTGATGGGGGTCAAACCCCTTGGTCCCAGGCCCTGGAACACCGGCCCGGGTGATGCCACCGCTGTGCAGATGCTCCGCGGTGAACTGGATCGTCGTTTGCTACGCGAAGTGGTGATTCCGCCCAGGAGCCGCAAAGTGATTGTGAGCACGGTGTTACCGGCAAGGGGAATCGCCAACGGCTTGCTCAAGGGCCGCAGTGATGGACCCTTCCAGATGGCTGTTGTGGCGGCAGAGGAAACGAAACGCGATCAGGATCTGGTGGCCGTGCTGGATCAAGGTCGGCTTGCTCCCGGCCGGATCTATCTGAATCGGATCCGAGAAATTCAGGCCGGTCAGATCTTCTCGCGGGTGGCGGGGGTGGCCCTCGGCGATGAATACGAAGCGTCGATCCGCCATGACCTCGGCCAGGGGCCTTTGCACGTGCCCTTGACCAGCACCCGCAAGCATCATTTCGGCACCCGCGACATCCAGGTCAACCAACTGAAGACCCGCATGGTGGATTCTGCCGTGAACAATGTGGGCACCTATGGCGTTCGCTTTGATGTGGATCTGAATCTCACCGGCGAGGGTCCCTACGAGCTGGTGTTCAGCCATCCCGTCGCCTCCGGCCGGGCGCCATTCACCGCCTTCCGTGGCTCCATCGGCATCAAAACCGAGGAGGGCTATCAGGAAGTCCATGTGGGTCTCAAGTCGGGCCAGAGCCTGCCGATCGCCCAGCTCAATCTCAAGGGCGGCCAGGTGAACCCGGTGCGCGTCAGCCTGGTCTATCCCGCCGATGCCACACCGGGCCACCTGCTCAGTGTGGTGCCAGTGCAGCAGCTGGCCATGCTCCGCAAGCGCGAGGAGATGTTACAGGCGGCGCGACGGGCTCAGCAGGAGGCGAAAAAGCGTCAGGTCACCCCAGCCCAGGCTCCGCCCAATCTCAACGCCGCACCGAAGCCCGCCACCGACAAGCCCGCCACAACGAAAGCCAAACCCACCGCGAAACCTGTCGCCCAGCCTGCCGTGAAGCCCGCCGCCCAGCCGGTGGCCAAGCCCAAGCGTCAGCCACCGACGGCCCCCGTACCACCGCCGCCCGTGCTGGTGGCCCCCAGCGGTGGTCTCAATCCGATGCCGCCGGCGATGATCATGCCCAATCGCCTCAATCAATCGCTGGAACAGCGCTATCGCGATGCGATCCGTGCCCAGCAGGAGTGGCTCAAACGTCTGCAGGGCCGATAG
- a CDS encoding sigma-70 family RNA polymerase sigma factor: MKTSTKQRNRRVEQHLRLVQPIARHYAQRSGEDRDDLLQVGCLGLIRAAGLYDGAKGVPFEAFARPHVRGAILHYLRDSRGLVKLPRRLQERAQRLNRGEDGTEQRGDALAMALYRNQGRWWSLDDQGRDVEAMTPPADGGWSDLSQRETREQLARQLKRLPVVEQRSVRSVVLEGLSLRQCGREQGVSAMTVQRRLRRGLQRLATTCSPLVS, encoded by the coding sequence ATGAAAACCTCAACCAAACAACGCAACCGGCGGGTGGAACAACACCTGCGGCTGGTGCAGCCGATTGCCCGCCATTACGCCCAGCGCAGCGGCGAAGACAGGGATGACCTGCTCCAGGTTGGCTGTCTCGGTTTGATTCGAGCCGCCGGGCTCTATGACGGCGCCAAGGGGGTGCCGTTCGAGGCCTTTGCCCGGCCGCATGTGCGGGGAGCGATCCTGCACTACCTGCGTGACAGCCGGGGCTTGGTGAAACTGCCGCGCCGCCTGCAGGAACGGGCCCAGCGTCTGAACCGTGGTGAGGATGGAACTGAGCAACGGGGCGACGCTCTCGCCATGGCGCTGTACCGGAACCAGGGGCGCTGGTGGTCGTTGGACGACCAGGGCCGTGATGTGGAGGCGATGACGCCGCCGGCAGATGGTGGCTGGTCGGATCTGAGCCAGCGGGAGACGCGCGAACAACTGGCGCGGCAACTGAAGCGATTGCCGGTGGTTGAGCAGCGCAGTGTCCGCAGCGTGGTGCTGGAAGGCCTCAGCCTCAGGCAGTGCGGCCGGGAGCAGGGCGTCAGCGCCATGACGGTGCAACGGCGCCTGCGCCGGGGGCTGCAGCGTCTGGCCACGACCTGCAGCCCGCTGGTGAGCTGA